Proteins encoded in a region of the Bombiscardovia apis genome:
- a CDS encoding response regulator transcription factor — MRILVVEDDDGLANVLKDALNHEGYQVSLASTGIEALNRLSEESYDLVLLDRDLPVLSGDEVMRSIERLGLSIRVLMLTAAGQVEDRVSGLNLGADDYLPKPFAYPELLARIRALQRRDSADSRTLLTRGRLSLDTARRLAYCDGTPLNLAPKEYGILEELLRADGGFVRTDELLERLWDFTMWEQNEVVKAAIYSLRKKLPNAHLLVSSRGEGYRIP, encoded by the coding sequence ATGAGAATTCTTGTTGTCGAAGATGATGATGGTTTGGCAAACGTACTGAAGGATGCCCTGAATCATGAGGGATATCAAGTTTCGCTTGCTAGCACAGGAATTGAGGCTCTCAATCGTTTGTCCGAAGAATCCTATGATCTAGTGCTCCTAGATCGGGATCTACCAGTGCTCAGCGGTGATGAAGTGATGCGTTCCATTGAGCGACTGGGACTGTCAATCAGAGTATTAATGCTTACCGCCGCAGGACAAGTGGAAGACCGAGTCAGTGGCCTAAATCTAGGAGCTGACGACTATCTGCCTAAACCCTTTGCTTATCCGGAACTTCTTGCTCGAATACGGGCTTTACAACGCCGAGATAGCGCAGATTCGCGCACTCTTTTAACCCGAGGCCGACTCAGCTTAGACACTGCCCGACGTCTCGCCTACTGTGATGGAACACCCTTAAACCTTGCCCCAAAAGAATACGGAATCTTAGAGGAGCTTCTGCGGGCAGATGGCGGGTTCGTGCGGACAGATGAGCTGCTGGAACGCCTATGGGATTTCACCATGTGGGAGCAGAACGAAGTGGTGAAAGCTGCCATCTACTCGCTCCGCAAGAAACTACCAAACGCTCATCTGTTGGTTTCCAGCAGAGGTGAGGGGTATCGAATCCCATGA
- a CDS encoding glycerophosphodiester phosphodiesterase encodes MADEKDNETIVVDGSLFEKDAETKTKEANKVAARFGIGQEALQGVEDFKKQLTDHKAWDLPFMGYVNEDGYGYAYVPDQAVAPGGWDAHKAFEELAPDVQTAFAIRMLFTHRDLDRYGANMFLHYERGLNVRFEIPVSESY; translated from the coding sequence ATGGCAGACGAGAAAGACAACGAGACAATCGTCGTAGACGGCTCTCTGTTCGAAAAAGACGCCGAAACCAAGACTAAAGAAGCTAACAAGGTAGCCGCACGCTTCGGCATCGGCCAAGAAGCTTTGCAGGGCGTTGAAGACTTTAAGAAGCAACTCACCGATCACAAGGCTTGGGATTTGCCCTTCATGGGCTATGTGAACGAAGACGGCTACGGGTATGCGTACGTGCCAGATCAGGCCGTAGCACCTGGCGGCTGGGATGCTCACAAAGCATTCGAGGAGTTGGCGCCAGATGTACAGACTGCATTCGCCATCCGCATGCTCTTTACCCACCGCGATCTGGACCGCTACGGAGCCAACATGTTCCTCCACTATGAGCGCGGTCTCAACGTACGCTTCGAGATTCCAGTCTCCGAGAGCTACTGA
- a CDS encoding DHA2 family efflux MFS transporter permease subunit has product MNTPSTQGAQSAPSSDRISPKVICAFISAGLLSFSGVIVETATNVTFPTLMNEFGVSTERVQWMTTIYLLVVSIMVPLSASFKARFRSKSLFIAANLFFIVGLILDIAAQNFPMLLAGRVVQGLGTGIALPLMFNIILEQVPARKIGTMMGMGTLITAIAPAIGPTFGGLVVTSMGWRYVFVFILPILVISLIMGVLSIEQKSELRKVHFDLLSLVFIALTFGGLIYGFSSMTTRSFLSLHVAGAMLVGVVACVCFVMRQLKSSNPILDLRTLSNLNFAGFILTFFLVQIASLGLSFILPNYMQLVNGSSALTSGLIVLPGALLGAAFAPLGGRILDTLGPKPPLMTGPALTIVSMVLFFVFGKNLGNGGICALYLLYMAGMGMSYGNIMTTGLSQLSRQMQSHGNALFNTVQQFAGAVGTSVCAALVAAGQAGASSKAVGTANGSTLAFGVLVVVLVIEYLTIIKVLLKPFPAAGDALEN; this is encoded by the coding sequence ATGAATACCCCATCGACCCAGGGCGCTCAGTCTGCGCCTAGCTCGGATCGCATCTCCCCCAAGGTTATCTGCGCCTTTATTTCTGCAGGCCTGCTCTCATTCTCAGGCGTTATCGTGGAGACCGCTACCAACGTCACCTTCCCCACGCTTATGAACGAGTTCGGCGTCTCCACCGAACGAGTGCAATGGATGACCACCATCTACCTGCTGGTTGTCTCGATTATGGTGCCGCTCTCAGCTAGCTTCAAGGCCCGTTTCCGCAGCAAGTCCCTCTTCATCGCTGCCAACCTCTTCTTCATCGTCGGCCTCATTCTCGATATTGCCGCCCAAAACTTCCCCATGCTGCTGGCAGGCCGCGTAGTGCAGGGCCTAGGTACCGGCATCGCCCTACCGCTCATGTTTAACATCATCTTGGAGCAGGTTCCCGCCCGCAAAATCGGCACGATGATGGGTATGGGCACGCTCATTACCGCTATCGCCCCAGCCATTGGCCCCACCTTCGGCGGCCTTGTCGTCACTAGCATGGGCTGGCGCTACGTCTTCGTCTTTATCCTGCCAATCCTAGTTATTTCGCTCATTATGGGCGTATTGAGCATTGAGCAAAAGAGCGAACTGCGCAAGGTCCACTTCGACCTGCTGAGTCTGGTCTTCATTGCTCTTACTTTCGGCGGCCTCATCTATGGCTTTAGTTCCATGACCACTCGCTCCTTCCTGAGCCTGCATGTGGCCGGCGCTATGCTGGTGGGCGTCGTGGCTTGCGTATGCTTCGTAATGCGCCAGCTCAAGTCCAGCAACCCCATCTTGGACCTGCGCACCCTGTCCAATCTCAACTTTGCGGGATTCATTCTCACCTTCTTCCTCGTGCAGATTGCTTCCTTGGGCCTCTCGTTCATCCTGCCCAACTACATGCAGCTGGTGAACGGCTCCTCCGCTTTAACTTCCGGGCTCATTGTCTTGCCCGGAGCCTTGCTCGGTGCCGCGTTCGCACCCTTGGGCGGCCGCATCCTCGACACTCTCGGCCCAAAGCCTCCGCTCATGACCGGCCCAGCGCTCACTATTGTCTCCATGGTGCTCTTCTTCGTATTTGGTAAGAACCTGGGCAACGGTGGCATCTGCGCCTTGTATTTGCTGTATATGGCTGGTATGGGCATGAGCTACGGCAATATTATGACCACCGGTTTGAGCCAGCTCAGCCGCCAAATGCAGTCTCACGGCAACGCTCTCTTTAACACGGTCCAGCAGTTCGCCGGAGCTGTGGGCACGTCTGTGTGCGCGGCTCTAGTAGCGGCAGGTCAGGCGGGCGCTTCCAGTAAGGCAGTCGGCACTGCGAATGGCTCTACTCTTGCTTTCGGCGTCTTGGTCGTGGTGCTTGTTATCGAATATCTCACCATTATCAAGGTCTTGCTCAAGCCCTTCCCTGCCGCTGGCGATGCCTTAGAAAACTAG
- a CDS encoding DUF6020 family protein has translation MKNGQETLPASAEQASNSRPSPTTRWGGRALGHGIAWVLTVLACAWVGLCTAVGPIYRANDTIAHFGALNWLLGLVTFGITLAIVYLAAAWTKKLGKGNTARGRVNIGARTASAIRSRSQNLGDRCQVRAAASPRWRRAGRIIMRYTRSWQSIMVVLLLGWFWVWATLLASFGADVLSQGSEVASWLDSLNGVQLPYRDGSTIMDVYPTAHYLWPAQPTYLTDQHNLPLTLLYGSVMALSRQLTGAADLGLIVLAGAQLVFAAFCAAATANRFFQPAQVFTCAQKPASQPALPSAGPLARALTLAVLLASPLSFLSTIALTKSPLFAWACLWWLGIGYEFHLARRRGLTMALRHRWALLFSSVIMLASAKYAVYLVAVQLLLALAADRKHWKTYLLCLLLPLVAYEGTLGLLVGSGAVIKGDPIEGKSMQLQQIARVAQRNPAGIPQSARENLAPILDLDAAAEAYNPNDADRVKSSGTGDKLTVYRWRTVTANDMKQLNRAWLQIGLRNPTLYVDAFLAESYGYFDLGDSAYVPVSYYVDNGNVQDKSAWIRYWCHDWRGFVGWFARAWAAVPVIGWPAKGNFWVVATLLLLASEALRGRWRDLLYQAPLLLIMGVMVMSPANNFERHILPLVFAFPFLILAFHRQTRLEESESSAQ, from the coding sequence ATGAAGAACGGCCAAGAAACTTTACCTGCGAGCGCTGAGCAGGCCTCCAATTCCCGCCCCTCCCCCACTACTCGCTGGGGCGGGCGGGCGCTTGGGCATGGCATCGCTTGGGTCTTGACCGTACTGGCTTGCGCTTGGGTTGGCTTGTGTACTGCGGTGGGGCCGATTTACCGGGCCAACGACACTATTGCCCACTTTGGGGCCTTGAATTGGCTGCTTGGGCTGGTCACTTTCGGCATAACTCTTGCGATTGTCTATCTGGCCGCAGCTTGGACGAAGAAGTTGGGGAAGGGGAACACTGCGCGGGGCCGGGTGAATATAGGTGCCCGAACTGCCTCAGCTATTCGCTCTCGGTCTCAGAACTTGGGCGATCGTTGCCAAGTCAGGGCTGCTGCTTCTCCTCGCTGGCGGCGCGCGGGGCGTATTATCATGCGCTACACCCGCTCTTGGCAGTCTATTATGGTGGTTTTGCTGCTGGGCTGGTTCTGGGTGTGGGCCACACTCCTAGCTAGTTTTGGGGCCGATGTGCTATCTCAGGGCAGCGAGGTGGCCTCTTGGCTCGATTCGCTCAACGGCGTGCAGCTGCCCTACCGCGACGGCTCAACCATTATGGACGTGTATCCCACAGCCCACTATCTTTGGCCCGCGCAACCCACTTACTTGACCGACCAGCATAACCTCCCGCTTACCCTGCTCTACGGTAGCGTTATGGCGCTTTCCCGCCAGCTTACGGGAGCCGCAGACCTTGGCCTTATCGTGCTGGCGGGAGCGCAGCTGGTGTTTGCTGCTTTTTGTGCTGCCGCTACCGCCAACCGCTTCTTCCAGCCGGCGCAGGTATTCACTTGCGCTCAGAAGCCCGCCAGCCAGCCCGCACTGCCCAGCGCAGGCCCTCTGGCGCGCGCCCTCACGCTCGCAGTCCTCTTGGCGAGCCCCTTGAGCTTCTTGAGCACTATCGCCCTGACTAAGTCGCCGCTCTTTGCTTGGGCTTGCTTGTGGTGGCTGGGCATCGGCTATGAGTTCCATCTTGCTCGCAGGCGGGGTCTCACCATGGCACTCCGCCACCGATGGGCCCTGCTGTTTTCGAGCGTCATCATGCTGGCCTCGGCCAAATATGCTGTGTATCTCGTGGCTGTTCAACTGCTGCTGGCTCTCGCTGCGGACCGCAAACACTGGAAGACCTACTTGCTTTGCCTCCTCCTGCCTCTGGTAGCTTATGAGGGCACTCTGGGGCTGCTGGTGGGCTCTGGAGCTGTTATTAAGGGAGACCCGATTGAGGGTAAGAGCATGCAGCTTCAGCAGATTGCCCGCGTAGCCCAGCGCAATCCAGCCGGTATTCCCCAGTCTGCGCGCGAGAATTTGGCTCCGATTCTGGATCTCGATGCCGCCGCTGAGGCATACAATCCCAACGATGCTGACCGAGTGAAGTCTTCGGGCACTGGAGATAAGCTTACGGTTTACCGCTGGCGCACTGTGACTGCTAACGATATGAAGCAGTTGAACCGAGCTTGGTTGCAGATAGGACTACGCAATCCGACCCTATATGTTGACGCCTTCCTCGCTGAGAGCTACGGCTATTTTGACTTGGGCGATTCAGCTTATGTGCCAGTTTCCTATTATGTTGACAATGGTAATGTGCAAGACAAATCGGCATGGATCCGCTACTGGTGCCACGATTGGCGCGGATTCGTAGGCTGGTTTGCCCGCGCTTGGGCGGCTGTGCCTGTCATTGGCTGGCCCGCCAAGGGTAACTTCTGGGTGGTTGCGACGCTACTCTTGCTAGCTTCTGAGGCCCTGCGAGGGCGCTGGAGAGACTTGCTGTATCAGGCTCCGCTCCTCCTAATTATGGGCGTTATGGTGATGTCTCCCGCCAACAATTTCGAGCGCCATATACTCCCCTTAGTGTTCGCCTTCCCCTTCCTCATACTCGCCTTCCACCGCCAAACGCGGCTGGAAGAGTCTGAGTCTTCAGCGCAATAG
- a CDS encoding TetR/AcrR family transcriptional regulator yields the protein MNKAEQRRKTGEALLNAAAHEFECRGYEETTLQDVANRLGLTRSTVLFHFKSKDKLRQNLIEWSNERISQFMEPCEDLNEFRNTLFRLADTYRHEAVIRAGLLLQEELVRKGETTPAKWETLLEQQFEIALSKQNRNGCAEIAPKASTVMFIAVMKSNVWLDDNQADQALSYLFTSIGIISRQE from the coding sequence GTGAACAAGGCAGAACAGCGTAGAAAAACCGGGGAGGCTCTTCTGAACGCAGCAGCACACGAATTTGAATGTCGTGGCTACGAGGAGACCACCCTACAAGATGTCGCCAATCGGTTAGGACTGACACGAAGCACAGTACTGTTCCATTTCAAATCAAAAGATAAGCTCAGACAAAATCTCATCGAGTGGAGCAATGAAAGAATCTCTCAATTTATGGAGCCGTGTGAGGATCTTAATGAATTCCGCAATACTCTTTTCCGATTGGCTGACACGTATCGTCACGAAGCAGTCATCCGAGCTGGCTTATTACTACAAGAAGAGTTAGTAAGAAAAGGTGAGACCACTCCTGCAAAATGGGAGACACTTTTAGAGCAACAGTTCGAGATTGCTCTATCCAAACAAAACCGCAACGGCTGTGCAGAGATTGCGCCAAAAGCATCAACCGTAATGTTTATCGCGGTAATGAAATCGAATGTATGGCTTGACGACAACCAAGCCGATCAAGCTCTCTCATACCTATTCACCTCAATTGGGATAATTTCCAGGCAAGAATAA
- a CDS encoding HAMP domain-containing sensor histidine kinase — protein MTNKNEACQGLGCPQASASSGNEAPANQGHDNDIGATLSGQVQVVRDSVTTWMWYSSLAVFALFGMLSLALIWKLTGTVVRQLESISRQAANLDLNQLGERIVVDKPYTEIGSMAGTLNTMLERMEKSSRAQQNFVRNASHELRTPITTIGASLESLISQGRISPDVEPTINRAIEANRKSGELITALLELSRVQSATEFKNQPVELEQLMKDLLRSHQQEIQAKQLVLDVSGLVSTTVATDSQYIEIALDNLLRNAIIHNIFAGQLTISADTAGTSHSGKLTSLHIINSTDEIQPAGLADSEVLTRCFYRGNSTRLSNKPGYGLGLSIVKEITDNLGLQLALRYPEEGAFETTITFTTSISA, from the coding sequence GTGACGAACAAGAACGAAGCTTGTCAAGGCCTTGGCTGCCCACAAGCATCAGCATCTTCAGGCAACGAAGCCCCTGCAAACCAAGGCCATGATAACGATATAGGTGCCACACTCAGCGGCCAAGTGCAAGTGGTGAGAGATTCAGTTACCACATGGATGTGGTACAGTTCGCTTGCGGTTTTCGCTTTATTTGGAATGCTATCACTAGCGCTTATCTGGAAACTAACCGGAACAGTTGTCAGACAGTTAGAGTCCATCAGCAGACAGGCTGCAAATCTAGATTTGAATCAACTCGGTGAGCGCATCGTCGTTGACAAGCCGTATACCGAAATCGGCTCCATGGCAGGCACTCTTAATACTATGCTCGAACGAATGGAAAAATCTAGCCGAGCCCAGCAAAATTTCGTGCGCAACGCCTCACACGAGCTCAGAACTCCTATTACTACCATCGGAGCAAGCTTAGAATCGCTCATCAGTCAAGGGCGAATCAGCCCGGATGTTGAGCCTACAATCAATCGAGCTATCGAAGCCAACCGCAAAAGTGGCGAATTAATTACCGCCCTACTAGAACTTTCCCGCGTTCAATCCGCCACAGAGTTTAAGAATCAACCTGTTGAGCTAGAGCAGCTAATGAAAGACTTACTACGCAGTCATCAACAAGAAATACAAGCAAAACAGTTGGTTCTTGATGTATCTGGCCTCGTATCCACTACTGTAGCTACCGATTCACAATATATCGAAATTGCACTTGATAATCTTCTACGCAATGCCATCATCCACAACATTTTCGCAGGACAGCTCACCATTTCTGCTGACACTGCTGGCACATCCCACAGTGGTAAGCTCACATCTCTCCATATCATCAACTCAACAGATGAGATACAGCCTGCTGGGTTGGCGGATTCGGAAGTTTTAACGCGATGCTTCTATCGTGGAAACTCGACCCGGTTGTCCAACAAGCCCGGTTACGGATTGGGTCTTTCTATCGTTAAAGAAATCACGGACAACTTGGGCCTCCAACTGGCTCTACGGTATCCTGAAGAAGGTGCTTTTGAAACCACGATAACGTTTACAACTTCAATCTCTGCTTAA
- a CDS encoding peptidoglycan-binding protein: MTARILTPLVVTACTALALGVCATAFLMPAPTPQGLEADQVPVRTPASVQHFYDERTIEVTPVTSPAESLTTRTNGTVTEALCSPGVIINSGKKVLSVDSRPVIALHTAMPIYRELKGGEKGADVLAFQQELGRLGYAAEGNGSYGPATIRGTKALMRAAGAVEPDGSIGPADTIWIPTNTVIPVQCSAGLNTTLAENSEVMKTGGRLTGLTYQVPADLREGKRTFGAFEQKTDLAVLNGQVSDQVFLTSIEDSEAYRTWKADPAKKPKATLTLGEPIKTIKVPPSAIMNQEGSNACVSTDGVKATPVTIVGSSLGATLIQTQDDTVKIEQVYLGQSIRKIPCAASPAVERVNIHE; encoded by the coding sequence ATGACAGCTAGAATCCTCACGCCCTTGGTAGTGACAGCTTGTACGGCTCTGGCCTTGGGCGTATGTGCTACCGCATTCCTGATGCCAGCCCCCACGCCGCAGGGTTTGGAAGCTGACCAAGTACCTGTTCGCACGCCAGCGAGTGTTCAACATTTTTATGATGAACGCACTATAGAAGTTACCCCTGTGACGAGTCCAGCAGAGAGCCTGACAACTCGGACCAACGGAACCGTCACCGAAGCATTGTGCTCTCCAGGGGTAATAATCAACTCGGGTAAGAAAGTTCTATCGGTAGACAGTCGGCCAGTGATTGCTTTGCATACCGCTATGCCCATCTACCGGGAGTTGAAGGGGGGAGAGAAGGGTGCTGACGTATTAGCGTTTCAACAGGAATTGGGACGTTTGGGATATGCGGCCGAAGGCAATGGTAGTTACGGCCCTGCCACCATTCGTGGAACCAAGGCACTTATGCGTGCGGCTGGAGCAGTGGAACCGGACGGCAGTATCGGGCCTGCCGACACGATATGGATACCGACTAATACGGTTATTCCAGTTCAATGTTCGGCTGGATTGAACACGACATTGGCAGAAAACAGTGAGGTGATGAAAACGGGTGGCCGTTTGACCGGGCTCACCTACCAAGTGCCCGCGGATTTGCGTGAGGGGAAAAGGACCTTCGGAGCTTTTGAACAGAAAACTGATTTGGCTGTGCTGAATGGACAAGTTAGTGACCAAGTTTTCCTTACATCTATAGAAGATAGCGAGGCGTATCGGACGTGGAAGGCGGATCCTGCGAAGAAACCTAAAGCTACTTTGACACTGGGCGAGCCAATCAAAACTATCAAAGTTCCACCTTCGGCCATAATGAATCAGGAAGGCAGCAACGCTTGTGTGTCTACTGACGGTGTCAAAGCTACTCCTGTCACTATCGTCGGATCTTCATTGGGCGCGACTCTAATTCAAACTCAAGATGACACTGTCAAGATAGAACAAGTCTACTTGGGTCAAAGTATTAGAAAAATACCTTGCGCGGCCTCACCGGCCGTTGAAAGAGTTAACATTCATGAATAG
- a CDS encoding ATP-binding cassette domain-containing protein, with product MNRSGIDNEVIQEYCDEAPSLGILALDRCLETNADERGQQIRATGLGHRFHAAPWLFRDLNFRLVPGEIVGICGPSGSGKSTLLSLIAGFEHPVSGSVERRDIGRVRWVFQNPHGVPRRTAIDHVTQPLLGQGMGRVEAESQALAIMEDFHLTGVCARDFRELSGGEAQRLMLARAVASKPDLLLVDEPTAQLDQSTAADVDHTLSGIAQSDCIVAIATHDPNTRAACTRIIDLSLHHVSL from the coding sequence ATGAATAGAAGTGGCATTGATAACGAAGTAATACAAGAATACTGCGACGAAGCTCCATCGCTTGGGATACTTGCCTTGGATAGGTGTTTGGAAACGAATGCTGATGAAAGGGGCCAGCAGATACGGGCTACCGGTCTGGGGCATCGCTTTCACGCAGCGCCTTGGCTTTTTCGAGATTTGAACTTCCGTCTGGTGCCCGGCGAAATCGTTGGCATCTGCGGGCCGTCAGGTTCAGGTAAATCAACCCTGCTGTCGTTGATAGCTGGTTTTGAGCATCCTGTCTCGGGCTCGGTAGAACGACGCGATATTGGTCGGGTCAGATGGGTTTTTCAGAATCCACATGGTGTACCGCGGCGTACAGCCATCGACCACGTAACTCAACCCCTGCTGGGCCAAGGCATGGGGCGGGTTGAAGCTGAGAGCCAAGCTCTGGCAATCATGGAGGACTTTCATCTGACCGGTGTATGCGCCCGCGACTTCAGAGAACTGTCTGGAGGCGAGGCGCAGAGACTCATGCTTGCCAGAGCTGTTGCGAGTAAGCCAGACCTATTGCTGGTCGATGAGCCTACCGCACAATTAGACCAATCTACTGCCGCCGATGTAGACCACACCTTATCTGGTATAGCTCAATCTGACTGCATCGTGGCCATCGCAACCCATGATCCCAATACTAGAGCTGCTTGCACCCGCATTATTGACCTATCTCTTCATCATGTCAGTTTATAA
- a CDS encoding MarR family winged helix-turn-helix transcriptional regulator, whose product MTRPSDSNTRAIDPAVRPTNYYRLIKRAINLGSRALDAFAAQYGLTGSQMSIIDYLSTCPGYASGQGILESEFDVQGSTLTVMLQRMEAKGLLERVSSPEDARKKIVRLSPKSERLIPIITAYIDQEQLRFEQVFTPEQLSAFERMLSFVGNPDEFVDQQPPL is encoded by the coding sequence ATGACGCGGCCATCTGACAGCAATACAAGAGCCATAGACCCAGCCGTGCGCCCCACCAACTACTACCGTCTCATTAAGCGGGCCATCAACCTAGGCAGCCGGGCCCTCGACGCTTTCGCCGCTCAATACGGACTCACCGGCAGCCAAATGTCTATCATCGACTACTTGAGCACCTGTCCCGGCTACGCGTCCGGACAAGGAATCCTCGAAAGCGAATTCGACGTTCAGGGCTCGACGCTCACCGTCATGTTGCAGCGCATGGAAGCTAAAGGATTACTCGAACGCGTCTCCTCCCCCGAAGATGCCCGCAAAAAGATTGTGCGCCTAAGCCCCAAAAGCGAGCGCCTAATACCGATCATCACGGCTTACATCGACCAAGAACAGCTTCGATTTGAACAAGTCTTCACACCGGAGCAGCTCTCAGCTTTTGAGCGCATGCTTTCGTTCGTGGGCAATCCCGACGAATTCGTCGACCAGCAGCCGCCCCTATAA
- a CDS encoding PHP domain-containing protein, whose protein sequence is MLADFHAHSQYSFDSDSSIESYLDADNRLLVTTEHLELHNSAHNNMDDIPDFVQINRNMAAIEEESRQSLTTVVGAEVGYSREHFQQLEDILASQPIALRLLSFHAYRDHDYIETEAHRDLSDSDYAYAYFDMVLEGVEKLGSQVQVLAHLDYPLRYRESLASDALFDQYQPQIEAILLACARQGIVIEMNTKSMVKYGRECLYNRLAELVAHLNSPEHPLEVCLGSDCHRAQDWHAHFEQALAMVNAHGLKPISVEGMLERRMV, encoded by the coding sequence ATGTTGGCCGACTTCCATGCTCATTCTCAATATTCGTTCGATAGCGACAGCTCGATCGAATCTTATCTCGATGCGGATAACAGGCTGCTAGTAACTACAGAACACTTAGAACTGCATAATAGCGCTCACAATAATATGGATGACATCCCCGATTTTGTGCAAATCAATCGGAATATGGCTGCCATCGAGGAAGAATCTCGCCAGTCGCTCACCACGGTTGTAGGAGCGGAGGTGGGCTACAGCCGTGAGCACTTCCAACAATTGGAAGACATCTTAGCCAGCCAACCGATTGCTTTGCGCCTCTTAAGCTTTCATGCCTATCGTGACCACGATTATATTGAGACAGAAGCTCATCGGGATCTGAGTGACAGTGATTACGCCTACGCATATTTCGATATGGTCTTGGAAGGCGTGGAGAAACTCGGAAGTCAAGTGCAAGTTCTGGCCCACTTGGATTATCCCCTCCGCTACCGAGAGAGTTTAGCGAGTGATGCGCTATTCGACCAATATCAGCCACAGATTGAGGCCATTCTCTTAGCTTGTGCTCGCCAGGGCATAGTCATAGAAATGAACACAAAGAGTATGGTGAAATATGGGCGGGAGTGCTTGTATAATCGGCTTGCTGAGCTGGTTGCCCACTTGAACAGCCCAGAGCACCCCCTCGAAGTATGTCTAGGCTCCGACTGTCATCGCGCTCAGGACTGGCATGCTCACTTCGAGCAGGCGCTGGCGATGGTTAATGCGCACGGCCTGAAGCCTATTTCTGTTGAAGGCATGCTTGAGCGGCGGATGGTATAA